One genomic segment of Mesoterricola silvestris includes these proteins:
- a CDS encoding dihydroorotase produces MTLLIKNARLVDPSQKWDGPASLLVVDGQVAAVGENLVDPRIEGAEIVDAGGRLLVPGLVDLHVHFREPGQTAKENIETGCRAAVAGGFTAVCAMANTKPVNDSVAITEMMLTRARKAGLCRYFPLGTVTKGAAGEELTDYGTLKASGCIAFSDDGLPVMNAAIMRRALEYTGWLDMPIVAHEEDTNLAAKGYINEGAVSAYLGCLGIPAAAEEAMVARDIVLAEHTGGHVHLAHLSTKGSLRLVREAKARGLKVTCEVTPHHFALTDRELVKFDSDFKMNPPLRSQADLDAILEALADGTVDAIATDHAPHTWDDKECELRDASFGIIGLETALPLTLELLVDKKVITLSRAVELLSGGPARVFHLDRQGLGSLKPGSAADFTLVDLEARVTVDRAFVQSRSFNTPFKGWQLPGKVVATWVGGAKVWG; encoded by the coding sequence ATGACCCTGTTGATCAAGAATGCGCGCCTTGTCGATCCCTCCCAGAAGTGGGATGGTCCTGCCTCCCTCCTGGTGGTGGACGGCCAGGTCGCGGCGGTGGGCGAGAACCTGGTGGACCCCCGGATCGAGGGAGCCGAGATCGTCGACGCTGGGGGCCGGCTGCTGGTTCCGGGCCTCGTGGACCTGCACGTGCATTTCCGGGAACCTGGGCAGACCGCCAAGGAGAACATCGAAACCGGCTGCAGGGCGGCGGTGGCCGGCGGGTTCACCGCGGTGTGCGCCATGGCCAACACCAAGCCGGTGAACGACTCGGTGGCCATCACGGAGATGATGCTGACCCGTGCCCGGAAGGCCGGCCTGTGCCGCTACTTCCCGCTGGGCACCGTCACGAAGGGCGCCGCGGGCGAGGAGCTCACGGACTACGGCACCCTCAAGGCGTCCGGGTGCATCGCCTTCAGCGATGACGGCCTGCCGGTGATGAACGCGGCCATCATGCGCCGGGCCCTGGAATACACGGGCTGGCTGGACATGCCCATCGTCGCCCACGAGGAGGACACGAACCTCGCCGCCAAGGGCTACATCAACGAGGGCGCGGTGAGTGCCTACCTCGGCTGCCTGGGCATCCCGGCCGCCGCCGAGGAGGCCATGGTCGCGCGGGACATCGTCCTCGCCGAGCACACCGGAGGCCACGTGCACCTGGCCCACCTGAGCACCAAGGGTTCCCTGCGCCTGGTGCGCGAGGCCAAGGCCCGGGGCCTGAAGGTCACCTGCGAGGTGACGCCCCATCATTTCGCGCTGACGGACCGGGAACTGGTGAAGTTCGATTCGGACTTCAAGATGAACCCGCCCCTGCGCAGCCAGGCCGACCTCGACGCCATCCTGGAGGCCCTCGCGGACGGCACGGTGGACGCCATCGCCACGGACCATGCGCCGCACACCTGGGACGACAAGGAGTGCGAACTGCGCGACGCGTCCTTCGGCATCATCGGATTGGAGACCGCGTTGCCGCTCACGCTGGAGCTGCTGGTGGACAAGAAGGTCATCACGCTCTCGCGCGCGGTGGAGTTGCTTTCCGGCGGCCCCGCCCGGGTCTTCCACCTGGACCGCCAGGGGCTCGGAAGCCTCAAGCCGGGTTCGGCGGCGGATTTCACGCTCGTGGACCTGGAGGCCAGGGTCACCGTGGACCGCGCCTTCGTGCAGAGCCGGAGCTTCAATACGCCCTTCAAGGGATGGCAGCTACCCGGCAAGGTGGTGGCGACCTGGGTCGGGGGTGCGAAGGTGTGGGGCTAG
- the pnp gene encoding polyribonucleotide nucleotidyltransferase has translation MNALKFNPTTVSIDLGGTPISIETGRIAKQAAGSVIVRQGDTMVLVAVCVAEPREGIDFFPLTVDYREPVFSAGKIPGGFFKREGKQTTKETLVSRLIDRPLRPLFEEGYNGDTVITAQVISFDGDHQPDVLAMVGASAALIISEIPFNNPVGGVRVGRVDGKFVINPTVSQRPDSDLDLLVAGTEDALVMVECGASEFQEAEMVKALEFGHANIKTLVKLQKELRAKVGKTKMVAVKPERNEEIYKLVASKYAEKLLAALTMKVKIESYKAIDALKKEAVAELTKDKPELKKDVVESFDTLKETLFRNAILKQGARLDGRKFDQIRPLNIEVGVLPAAHGSCLFTRGETQALVTATLGTADDIQHIDGIEDEYDKRFYLHYNFPGYSVGECKPNRGPGRREIGHGMLAERSIFQVLPSKEENPYTLRVVSEITESNGSSSMATICGGTLALMDAGIKLSSPVAGVAMGLVSDGEKFVVLTDIAGQEDHYGDMDFKVAGTTKGITALQMDIKIGGITTEILTKALDQAKKGRLELLESMGTVLAAPRTEYAGNAPQMHTLQLPKEKIRDVIGKGGAVIRNIIEVSGCQVNIDDDGSCQVAGPTKEKLAVALKMIGDLIQTAEVGQTYLGRVAKVVEFGAFVTILPGLDGLLHVSEMAPHRVKNPADEVSEGQEIMVKCIAVDANGKIKLSRKALLASE, from the coding sequence ATGAACGCCCTTAAATTCAACCCCACCACCGTCAGCATCGACCTGGGCGGGACCCCCATCAGCATCGAGACCGGCCGCATCGCCAAGCAGGCTGCCGGTTCCGTCATCGTCCGCCAGGGCGACACCATGGTCCTCGTGGCTGTATGCGTCGCGGAACCCCGGGAAGGCATCGACTTCTTCCCCCTGACCGTGGACTACCGCGAGCCCGTGTTCTCCGCCGGCAAGATCCCCGGCGGCTTCTTCAAGCGCGAAGGCAAGCAGACCACCAAGGAAACCCTGGTCTCCCGCCTCATCGACCGCCCCCTGCGCCCCCTCTTCGAGGAAGGCTACAACGGCGACACCGTCATCACCGCCCAGGTCATCAGCTTCGACGGCGACCACCAGCCCGACGTCCTGGCCATGGTCGGCGCCTCCGCGGCCCTGATCATCTCCGAGATCCCCTTCAACAACCCCGTGGGCGGCGTGCGCGTGGGCCGTGTCGACGGCAAGTTCGTCATCAACCCCACCGTCAGCCAGCGCCCCGATTCCGACCTGGATCTCCTGGTCGCCGGCACCGAGGACGCCCTGGTGATGGTCGAGTGCGGCGCCAGCGAGTTCCAGGAAGCCGAGATGGTCAAGGCCCTGGAGTTCGGCCACGCCAACATCAAGACCCTCGTCAAGCTCCAGAAGGAGCTCCGCGCCAAGGTCGGCAAGACCAAGATGGTCGCCGTCAAGCCCGAGCGCAACGAGGAGATCTACAAGCTCGTGGCCTCCAAGTACGCCGAGAAGCTGCTGGCCGCCCTGACCATGAAGGTCAAGATCGAGAGCTACAAGGCCATCGACGCCCTGAAGAAGGAGGCCGTGGCCGAGCTCACCAAGGACAAGCCCGAGCTCAAGAAGGATGTCGTCGAGAGCTTCGACACGCTGAAGGAGACCCTCTTCCGCAACGCCATCCTCAAGCAGGGCGCGCGCCTCGACGGCCGCAAGTTCGACCAGATCCGTCCCCTGAACATCGAGGTGGGCGTCCTGCCCGCGGCCCACGGTTCCTGCCTCTTCACCCGCGGCGAGACCCAGGCCCTGGTCACGGCCACCCTGGGCACCGCCGATGACATCCAGCACATCGATGGCATCGAGGACGAGTACGACAAGCGCTTCTACCTCCACTACAACTTCCCCGGCTACTCCGTGGGCGAGTGCAAGCCCAACCGTGGCCCCGGCCGCCGCGAGATCGGCCACGGCATGCTGGCCGAGCGCTCCATCTTCCAGGTGCTCCCCTCCAAGGAGGAGAACCCCTACACCCTGCGCGTGGTCTCCGAGATCACCGAAAGCAACGGCTCCAGTTCCATGGCCACCATCTGCGGCGGCACCCTTGCGCTCATGGACGCCGGCATCAAGCTCTCCTCCCCCGTGGCCGGCGTGGCCATGGGCCTGGTGAGCGACGGTGAGAAGTTCGTCGTCCTCACCGACATCGCCGGCCAGGAAGACCACTACGGCGACATGGACTTCAAGGTCGCCGGCACCACCAAGGGCATCACCGCCCTCCAGATGGACATCAAGATCGGCGGCATCACCACCGAGATCCTCACCAAGGCCCTGGACCAGGCCAAGAAGGGCCGCCTGGAGCTCCTGGAGTCCATGGGCACCGTGCTCGCCGCCCCCCGCACCGAATACGCCGGGAACGCCCCCCAGATGCACACCCTCCAGCTCCCCAAGGAGAAGATCCGCGACGTCATCGGCAAGGGCGGCGCCGTCATCCGCAACATCATCGAAGTGAGCGGCTGCCAGGTGAACATCGACGACGACGGCTCCTGCCAGGTCGCCGGCCCCACCAAGGAGAAGCTGGCCGTGGCGCTCAAGATGATCGGTGACCTCATCCAGACCGCCGAGGTGGGCCAGACCTACCTGGGCCGGGTGGCCAAGGTGGTGGAGTTCGGTGCGTTCGTCACCATCCTCCCGGGCCTGGACGGCCTGCTCCACGTCTCCGAGATGGCCCCCCATCGGGTCAAGAACCCCGCGGACGAGGTCAGCGAGGGCCAGGAGATCATGGTCAAGTGCATCGCGGTGGATGCCAACGGCAAGATCAAGCTCTCCAGAAAGGCCCTTCTCGCTTCGGAATAA
- a CDS encoding acetyl-CoA carboxylase biotin carboxyl carrier protein subunit, translating into MIIRAEWPGYVMGVLVAPGQEVEEDESLMLLEGTDSGHTPFYVSAPESGKIKRILLEEGDFAEEDDELVELADMD; encoded by the coding sequence ATGATCATCCGGGCGGAGTGGCCGGGCTATGTCATGGGGGTGCTCGTCGCCCCCGGCCAGGAGGTGGAGGAGGATGAGTCTCTTATGCTCCTGGAGGGAACCGACTCCGGCCACACGCCCTTCTACGTGAGTGCGCCCGAGTCCGGCAAGATCAAGCGCATTCTCCTCGAGGAGGGGGATTTCGCAGAGGAGGATGACGAGCTGGTGGAGCTCGCCGACATGGACTGA
- a CDS encoding dTDP-4-dehydrorhamnose 3,5-epimerase family protein: protein MLEFRDGPIQGVIVTPIRKFADERGWLAEVFRHDQLEADYHPAMCYVSVTLPGVLRGPHEHADQADLFSWMGPGEFLVTLWDNRPDSPTYLNRMELTLGAGNPGSLLVPRGVVHCYRCTSEEPGLVLNSPNRLFKGPGRTFPVDEIRHEADPANPFVLDEAARRNAAP, encoded by the coding sequence ATGCTGGAATTCAGGGATGGGCCCATCCAGGGGGTGATCGTCACCCCTATCCGGAAATTCGCGGACGAGCGAGGCTGGCTGGCTGAGGTGTTCCGCCATGACCAGTTGGAAGCAGACTACCACCCGGCCATGTGCTACGTGAGCGTCACCCTCCCCGGCGTCCTGCGGGGCCCCCACGAGCATGCGGACCAGGCGGATTTGTTCTCCTGGATGGGACCCGGCGAATTCCTGGTCACGCTCTGGGACAACCGGCCCGACAGCCCCACCTACCTCAACCGCATGGAACTGACCTTGGGTGCCGGCAATCCCGGCTCCCTCCTGGTTCCCCGGGGCGTCGTCCACTGCTACCGGTGCACGAGCGAGGAGCCAGGGCTTGTCCTGAACAGCCCCAACCGGCTTTTCAAGGGTCCGGGCAGGACCTTTCCCGTGGATGAGATCCGCCACGAGGCGGATCCGGCCAATCCCTTCGTCCTGGACGAAGCGGCCCGCCGGAACGCCGCTCCATGA
- a CDS encoding NAD-dependent epimerase/dehydratase family protein: MKRILVTGGAGFIGSHAVDAFIQDGYEVLVIDDLSSGSDANLNPKARFECTSIDSARAAETLRAFRPEAIFHYAAQIDVRKSAADPVLDAQLNIINSLRLLELGLNNGLAYFAFASSGGAIYGEPQSGPQDETHPERPCSPYGVAKLSIDKYLASFHHYRGLKSCSMRFSNVYGPRQNGKGEAGVVALMIGQGLKGQPLRVNGKGEQTRDFVYVKDLARAARLILRHQPQGVLNLGTGIETSIAQLAHILQERFAVPPGISHAPAIHGEQFRSVLDSTLAKKVIDWEPVTRLGHGLQETTDWFSSLAPAAPRPQKHIRVSQ; encoded by the coding sequence TTGAAACGAATTCTCGTCACCGGCGGTGCTGGCTTCATCGGAAGCCATGCTGTCGATGCTTTTATCCAGGATGGTTACGAGGTTCTGGTCATTGACGATCTTTCGTCGGGATCCGATGCCAATCTCAACCCCAAAGCCAGGTTTGAATGCACAAGCATCGATTCGGCGCGCGCCGCTGAAACCCTGCGCGCCTTCCGGCCTGAAGCCATCTTTCATTATGCGGCCCAGATCGACGTTCGGAAGAGCGCCGCGGATCCCGTGTTGGACGCCCAACTGAACATCATCAATTCCCTCCGGCTTCTGGAACTGGGGCTTAACAACGGCTTGGCCTATTTCGCCTTTGCCTCCTCCGGAGGAGCCATCTATGGCGAGCCCCAATCGGGCCCCCAGGACGAAACCCACCCCGAACGCCCCTGTTCTCCTTATGGCGTCGCTAAGCTAAGTATTGATAAATACCTGGCATCGTTTCACCACTACAGGGGCCTCAAATCCTGTTCGATGCGCTTCTCCAACGTTTACGGCCCCCGCCAGAACGGCAAGGGTGAAGCCGGCGTCGTCGCGTTGATGATCGGCCAGGGCCTCAAGGGCCAGCCCCTCCGAGTCAACGGCAAGGGTGAGCAGACCCGTGATTTCGTGTATGTCAAGGATCTTGCCCGTGCGGCCCGTCTCATCCTCAGGCATCAGCCCCAGGGCGTTCTCAACCTGGGAACCGGGATTGAGACATCCATCGCCCAGTTGGCTCACATCCTCCAGGAACGTTTCGCCGTTCCACCTGGAATTTCCCATGCCCCGGCAATACATGGAGAGCAATTTCGCTCTGTTCTCGACTCGACCTTGGCGAAAAAGGTAATAGACTGGGAACCTGTCACTCGGCTTGGGCATGGTCTCCAAGAGACGACGGATTGGTTTTCAAGTTTGGCGCCCGCCGCACCTCGCCCACAGAAACACATCAGAGTGTCCCAATGA
- a CDS encoding sugar phosphate nucleotidyltransferase, with translation MKGVILAGGKGSRLFPLTKVTNKHLLPVGNAPMIWHPAWKMKQAGIEEILIVTGTEHMGDVVRCLGSGKDFGCRFSYKVQDEAGGIAQALSLGENFAGGEEMCVILGDNLFQEELGPQVQAYAAQGGGARILLKAVPDPHRFGVAQVAGDRVIDIQEKPTEAKSDLAVTGIYFYDRDVFDIIRTIRPSRRGELEITDVNNAYLQRGKLSFGMLRGWWSDAGTFPSLARAGELATQEPMPFPDIPRED, from the coding sequence CTGAAGGGAGTCATCCTCGCTGGCGGAAAGGGATCCCGCCTCTTCCCCTTGACCAAAGTGACCAACAAGCATCTCCTCCCGGTGGGCAACGCGCCCATGATCTGGCATCCGGCCTGGAAGATGAAGCAGGCGGGGATCGAGGAGATCCTGATCGTCACCGGCACCGAGCACATGGGCGATGTCGTGCGCTGCCTTGGCAGCGGCAAGGATTTCGGGTGCAGGTTCTCCTACAAGGTCCAGGACGAGGCGGGAGGCATCGCCCAGGCCCTATCCCTGGGCGAGAACTTCGCCGGCGGAGAGGAAATGTGCGTCATCCTTGGCGACAACCTGTTCCAGGAGGAGCTGGGTCCCCAGGTCCAGGCCTACGCAGCCCAGGGCGGGGGCGCCCGGATCCTTTTGAAGGCCGTGCCCGACCCGCACCGGTTCGGCGTCGCCCAGGTGGCCGGGGACAGGGTGATCGATATCCAGGAGAAACCCACGGAGGCCAAGTCCGATCTCGCGGTGACCGGCATCTATTTCTATGACCGGGACGTCTTCGATATCATTCGCACCATCCGCCCTTCCCGCCGCGGCGAACTGGAGATCACGGATGTCAATAATGCCTATCTTCAAAGAGGGAAATTGAGTTTCGGCATGCTGAGGGGCTGGTGGTCGGATGCCGGCACCTTTCCCAGCCTGGCCAGGGCGGGAGAACTGGCGACCCAGGAGCCCATGCCCTTCCCCGATATCCCGCGGGAGGACTGA
- the rfbB gene encoding dTDP-glucose 4,6-dehydratase gives MSTILVTGGAGFIGSNLVHRWHRAHPEDNILVVDKVTYAADPSQIEGLPRVELIRADIQDRERVVELLDRRQVRLLFHLAAESHVDNSITGPAAFVATNLLGTFSLLEAARQVWAGDTGCRFVHVSTDEVYGALGETGAFSETTPYAPNSPYSATKAGSDHLVRAYHHTYGFPAITTNCSNNYGPRQHREKLIPLAIDRLAKGEPVPVYGDGQQVRDWLYVEDHCAALEAAALRGIPGRTYCVGGRNEWRNLELLNQLCEAVDSRLGRPQGTGHRLLTFVRDRPGHDRRYAIDSTRIRTELGWEPQVDFREGLRRTVAWYLP, from the coding sequence ATGAGCACCATCCTGGTCACCGGGGGCGCCGGCTTCATCGGCTCGAACCTGGTCCATCGCTGGCACCGCGCCCATCCGGAGGACAACATTCTGGTGGTGGACAAGGTGACCTATGCCGCCGACCCCTCCCAGATCGAAGGTCTCCCCCGGGTCGAACTGATCCGGGCCGATATCCAGGACCGGGAACGGGTGGTGGAACTCCTGGACCGCCGCCAGGTACGGCTCCTCTTCCATCTGGCCGCGGAAAGCCATGTGGACAACAGCATCACGGGTCCAGCCGCCTTCGTGGCGACCAACCTCCTCGGCACCTTCTCGCTGCTCGAGGCGGCCCGCCAGGTCTGGGCCGGGGATACCGGGTGCCGCTTCGTCCACGTGTCCACCGATGAGGTATACGGCGCGCTGGGAGAGACCGGCGCCTTCTCGGAAACGACCCCCTACGCCCCCAACAGCCCCTACAGCGCCACCAAGGCCGGGAGCGACCATCTGGTCCGGGCCTACCACCACACCTACGGATTCCCGGCCATCACGACCAACTGCTCGAACAACTATGGCCCCCGGCAGCACCGCGAAAAGCTCATCCCCCTGGCCATCGACCGCCTCGCCAAGGGGGAACCCGTGCCCGTGTACGGCGATGGCCAGCAGGTCCGCGACTGGCTCTACGTGGAGGACCATTGCGCCGCCCTGGAAGCCGCGGCCCTCCGGGGCATCCCGGGACGGACCTACTGCGTGGGCGGCCGGAACGAATGGAGGAACCTGGAGCTCCTCAACCAGCTGTGCGAGGCGGTGGACAGCCGGCTGGGCAGGCCCCAGGGAACCGGACACCGGCTGCTGACCTTCGTGCGGGACCGCCCCGGCCACGATCGCCGCTACGCCATCGACTCCACCCGGATCCGGACCGAGCTCGGCTGGGAGCCCCAGGTGGACTTCCGGGAAGGCCTCCGCAGGACGGTGGCCTGGTACCTGCCCTGA
- the rfbD gene encoding dTDP-4-dehydrorhamnose reductase codes for MKVLLTGASGQLAQAVLRTWQAHELLGPDETSLDLADRDSIRAAMATFRPDAVLNLGAFTQVDRCEAEEERATLVNGTAVGWLAEACAAQGTVLVQISTDYVFDGQGARPYREEDPASPLSAYGRSKLLGEAMARLAPRHLIARTSWLYDHQGRNFFTTMLDKAARGEPIRVVDDQRGAPTSCGALALQLEAALTGGWQGLVHMTCQGETTWHGFAVEIFRQMGVEADLRPCLTAEFKTAARRPAYSVLCGDKRRLLGRDLMPPWQEALAQVASVRKGERP; via the coding sequence ATGAAGGTCCTCCTGACGGGCGCATCGGGGCAGCTCGCCCAGGCGGTGCTCCGGACCTGGCAGGCCCACGAGCTCCTGGGACCCGATGAGACGAGCCTGGATCTTGCGGACCGCGACTCCATCCGGGCGGCCATGGCCACCTTCCGGCCGGACGCCGTGTTGAACCTGGGTGCCTTCACCCAGGTGGATCGATGCGAGGCGGAGGAGGAGCGGGCCACCCTCGTCAATGGCACGGCCGTCGGCTGGCTCGCGGAGGCCTGCGCGGCCCAGGGGACCGTCCTGGTGCAAATCTCCACGGATTACGTCTTCGACGGCCAAGGCGCCCGGCCCTACCGGGAAGAGGACCCTGCCTCGCCCCTTTCGGCCTACGGCAGGTCCAAGCTGCTTGGGGAGGCCATGGCTCGGCTTGCCCCCCGCCATCTCATCGCCAGGACCTCCTGGCTGTACGACCACCAGGGGCGCAACTTCTTCACCACCATGCTGGACAAGGCCGCCCGGGGCGAACCCATCCGGGTGGTGGACGACCAGCGCGGCGCACCCACCAGCTGCGGGGCCCTGGCCCTCCAGTTGGAGGCGGCCCTGACCGGGGGATGGCAGGGCCTCGTGCACATGACCTGCCAGGGCGAAACCACCTGGCACGGGTTCGCCGTGGAAATTTTCCGACAGATGGGCGTGGAGGCCGACCTGCGGCCATGCCTGACCGCTGAATTCAAGACTGCTGCCCGCCGCCCAGCCTATTCGGTTTTGTGCGGGGACAAGCGCCGCCTCCTGGGCCGGGACCTCATGCCCCCCTGGCAGGAGGCGCTGGCCCAGGTGGCCTCCGTCCGGAAAGGGGAAAGGCCATGA
- a CDS encoding sugar transferase — MGVPPRDVDSDEARIGEGLDLIYGIDWVATLFLFFVTLPILLVSMVYVMIVDRGNPIFSQIRIGRNGKPYRIFKIRSMHHDHHGHARFCAHEDDRILPGGRFLRQTRIDELPQFWNVLAGHMALVGPRPEQPTFVECFLKEIPHYEERFQVKPGITGLAQVTQGYVDSLDGTRIKLSFDLKFIENRSLGMWFFIVFQTVKVVLFGQGAR, encoded by the coding sequence ATGGGCGTTCCGCCCAGGGACGTGGATTCCGACGAGGCCCGTATTGGCGAGGGTCTGGACCTGATCTATGGGATCGACTGGGTTGCCACCCTGTTCCTCTTCTTTGTCACCCTGCCGATCCTCCTGGTCAGCATGGTCTACGTGATGATCGTGGACCGGGGCAATCCCATCTTTTCGCAAATACGAATTGGCCGGAATGGCAAGCCTTACCGCATCTTCAAGATCCGCTCCATGCACCACGACCACCACGGGCATGCCCGCTTCTGCGCCCACGAGGACGACCGGATCCTCCCCGGTGGCCGGTTCCTGCGTCAGACCCGGATCGACGAACTACCGCAGTTCTGGAACGTGCTCGCGGGCCACATGGCCCTGGTCGGCCCCCGTCCCGAGCAGCCCACGTTCGTCGAATGCTTCCTCAAGGAAATCCCGCACTACGAGGAACGTTTCCAGGTCAAGCCCGGAATCACGGGCCTCGCCCAGGTGACGCAGGGATATGTGGACTCCCTGGATGGAACCCGGATCAAGCTCTCCTTCGACCTGAAGTTCATCGAGAACCGGAGCCTCGGGATGTGGTTCTTCATCGTCTTCCAGACGGTCAAGGTGGTGCTGTTCGGACAGGGCGCCCGCTAG